The following are encoded in a window of Acyrthosiphon pisum isolate AL4f unplaced genomic scaffold, pea_aphid_22Mar2018_4r6ur Scaffold_6815;HRSCAF=7383, whole genome shotgun sequence genomic DNA:
- the LOC103311572 gene encoding sex peptide receptor-like: MNEENYTAVVPTYLTGLFDFNGTVEGGNETDGGGYLNVTTEMPVQYARPMYGFVMPFLLLVTIVANTLIVVVLSKRHMRTPTNVVLMSMALSDMFTLLFPAPWLFYMYTLGNHYKPLSPVESCYAWYAMNEVIPTLFHTASIWLTLALAVQR, from the coding sequence ATGAACGAGGAAAACTATACGGCCGTGGTGCCCACGTACTTGACGGGCCTGTTCGACTTCAACGGAACGGTGGAGGGCGGCAACGAGACCGACGGCGGTGGCTATCTGAACGTGACCACCGAGATGCCTGTCCAGTACGCCAGGCCCATGTACGGGTTCGTCATGCCGTTCCTGTTGCTGGTGACCATCGTGGCCAATACTCTGATCGTGGTCGTGCTGTCCAAGCGGCACATGCGAACGCCCACCAACGTGGTGCTCATGTCCATGGCCCTGTCCGACATGTTCACGCTGCTGTTCCCGGCCCCGTGGCTGTTCTATATGTACACGCTTGGCAACCATTACAAGCCACTGTCGCCTGTCGAGTCGTGCTACGCGTGGTACGCCATGAACGAGGTCATACCAACGCTGTTCCACACCGCGTCCATCTGGCTCACGCTCGCCCTGGCCGTCCAGAGGTAA